In Methanofollis aquaemaris, the genomic window GGTTTCGACGGCACCGCCGAACGGAACGACACCTGGATCTCGACCGATAGGGGCGTCACCTGGGAGCAGGTGAACGCGAGTTCGGGGTGGACGGCGCGGCAGGCCCATACCGCCGTCGCCCTCCCCGACGGCACTATCGTCCTCATGGGCGGTTTTGACGGCACCGGCTTCGTGAACGACGTCTGGCGGTCGGAGGACGGCGGCGTTACGTGGACGAAGCTGCCCGACGCAGGGTGGTCAAAAAGGATGTACCCTGAGAGCGTCGCCATGCCCGACGGCAGCATCATCCTCATGGGCGGTGCCAGCGGCGGTCCCACCGGCGGACTCTGCAATGACACCTGGCGATCGGAGGACGGCGGCAGGACCTGGACGGAGTTGCCCCGCGCCGGGTGGACGGGACGGATGTACCCCGAGAGCGTCGCCATGCCCGACGGCAGCGTCCTCCTGATGGGAGGGTACGACGGCGGGTATACGAACGATGTCTGGCGGTCGACCGATGACGGCGCCACCTGGACACAGGTGCCCGATGCCGGGTGGATGGGACGGAGCGGCCACACCTCCGTCGCCATGCCCGACGGGAGCGTCGTCGTCATGGGCGGTTCCGACGGCACCGATAAAAACGACGTCTGGCAGTTCGGGCCCGCTGGGTCGACCGACCAGAACCCCACGCACACCTACGAGGTCGCAGGCACCTACACGGTGACTTTGCAGGCGTTCAACGCCGACGGTCCGGCGCGGGCGACCGGGACGGTCACGGTCGCGGCATGTGTCCCGCCGACGGCGGCGTTCACCGGCACGCCGCTGTCCGGCACCGCACCCCTCACCGTCTGCTTCACCGACGCCTCGACCGGCGACCCGACCGGGCGGACCTGGTTCTTCGGCGACGAGGACTACACGGAGGCCTGGACACAGCTCCCTGATGCCGCGTGGCCGGCACGGATCTGTTTCAGCAGCGTGGCGACGCCCGACGGCACCATCATCATCATGGGCGGGTGGGACGAGACCACCAATCTGAACGACGTCTGGCGGTCGGCCGATGGCGGCGCGACCTGGACGAAAGCGGGGGATGCCCGGTGGTCAGCACGGTCCCATCACGCGGCCGTCGCCCTGCCCGACGGGAGCGTCGTCGTCATGGGCGGTTCCGACGCCGCAAGCCTGAACGACACCTGGATCTCGACGGATAAAGGCAGGACATGGACGCTCCAGAACGCGAGTTCAGGGTGGACGGCACGGGGAGACCCGGCCGTCGTCGCGCTTGCCGACGGGAGCATCGTCCTGATGGGCGGTTCCGATCCCTGGTGGAAGAACGACACCTGGATCTCGACCGACAGGGGCATGACCTGGACGATGCAGAACGCGAGTTCGGGGTGGACGGGACGGACCTTCCACAGCAGCGTCGCCATGCCTGACGGGAGCATCATCCTCACGGGAGGTCTCGACGGCACCGCCCGCCTGAACGACACGTGGCGCTCGACCGATGAAGGCGTTACCTGGACGCTGATGAACGGGAGTTCGGGGTGGGCCGGACGGACCTCCCACAGCATGGTCGCCATGCCCGACGGGAGCGTCCTCCTCATGGGCGGGTGGAACGGCACGCCTCTCCACGACGCCTGGCGGTCGACGGACAACGGCGCAACCTGGACGAGACTGCCCGATGCCGCGTGGGCGGGACGGTATTATCACGCCAGCGTCGCCCTGCCGGACGGGAGCGTCGTCGTCATGGGCGGTCTCGATGACGACGCCCGCCTGAACGATGTCTGGCGTCTCCGGCCCGCAGAATCAGGGCAGAACCCCACGCACACGTACACGACGCCGGGCACCTATACGGTCACGTTCCAGGCGTTCAATGCCGGCGGGTACGACCGCGAACAAAAGACTGTCACGGTCAGGGTGCCATCGTCGGGCGGCGGCGACGGTGACGACTCGTGGACGGCACCGGCGGCGCAGTCGCTCACCTCACGCGACGTGACCGTGAGCGGGAGATCGGCCGTGAGCCGGGTCAACGTCACCGGCACCGGGACCTCCGGGATCATCGTCACGGCCACCGTCCTCTCCGCACCGCCCGCCGGCGTCCCGCCGGTGCCGGGCAGCGTCCTCGAGTACGTCGATCTCGTGCCGGCCCGGTACACGAACATCACCGGGGCGACGGTCACCTTCACGGTCCCGGTCGCATGGATGGAGGAGCACCGCCTCTCCCCGGCCGACGTCGTGCTGTACCACTATGCCAACGCCACCTGGAACGCCCTGCCGACGACGGCCGGGGCGACCGCGGACGGGGGGGTCACCTTCACGGCGACGAGTCCGGGCTTCTCCCTCTACGCGATCTCCGGAGTAGCGGAAGTCCCGGCAGAACCGACAACAATCCCGACACCGGCGGCGACGGCCTCGCCCGCGACGCCGGTGACGACCGCGGAGGAGACCACGGCCGTGCCGACGACGCAGCAGGCGGCGCCCGCTCTCCCCCTGGCGGCGATCGCGGTCGGCGGCGGGTTCCTCCTCAGGCGCCGGCGGATACAGCGGTAGAACCGGGTGCCCTTCCGCGAGTATGATTCATTCCTTTTTTTCCGCACTGCGGCGTCACCACACCGCCCCGAGGATCATCCCGCCCGCATACACCACCATCGCCAGGTGAAAGAGGGGGAGCACCCGCATCGCGGCCTCCGGCGTCGGCCCTCTGAGGATGACGACGTTCGCGACGAGGAGCATGGCAAACCCGACGAGCAGTCCGGCCCGCGCCGTCGGGCCAAGCACCCCGGCGAAGAGGAGGGCCGCACCGCCGTGGAGCGCGGTGAACCCGGCGATCCAGTGGGCCGTCCCCCGCGTTCCGTACAGCACGGTGACCGTCCGCATCCCCCTGGCGTGATCGTTTTCCACGTCGACAAGGTCGTTTGCGCCGAGGTGGGCGAGGGCGTAGGGGTAGAAGAAGAGGAAGTAGAGGAGGGCGGTGAGGTCGGGCGTCCCGGCGACAAGGTAGCCCGCGACCGGGAAGAGGGCGAAGTCGGTTCGCCCGACGACCTGGGCGATGGGGAATGTCTGGTCCCGCTTCTTCACCTGGTAGAAGACCTCGACGGCAAAACTGTAGCCCATGATGGCGGCCACCCAGAGGGAGTGGGGGTACGGTAGCGTGGCGATGAGGAGGAGCGCGAGAAGGCCGAGGATGAGGAAGAGGCCGAGGGCGTGCGTCGCGGGGATCTCTCCGGCCGCAAGGGGCCGCGTCCCGAAGAGCCGCCAGTACCGGGTCAGTCGCCCTTCGACGTCTTTTGTGTCGCGTTCGCGGTCAACGTAGTCGTTGAGCACCATCCCGGCCTCGAAGCCGAAGAGGCCGATGAGGGCGGCGGTGACGACGAGGGGCCAGGAGAAGTTTTGGTACGCGGTGAAGGCGAGGAAGAGGCCTGAGCAGAAGAGGAGCGGCCAGGCGAAGGCGAAGTGGATGCGCAGGAGGTCGGCGTAGGCGCGGAGGGTCATGGGGGGTTCCTCCGGTGGGGTTCGCGGGTGATGGGTGTTTTTTGGATGGGTGTTTTCATAGGACTTCGGGTCAGGGGTTCATCTTTCCTTATGGGTTTTATTGTCTTGTGGTTGATCCTGGGGGTGGGATGGGGTGTGGAGGAGGAGAGTGTCACAGCGGATGGGGAGCGGGCGTGGTGAACGGCATGATCCCGGGTGATGAGGTCACAGATGAAGGCTTTGGGGATCATCGGATAAATGAATTACAGAATTCCCGGTAAACGGTGCCTCGATCCAGGCAAATTTTTAAGTCCCGGGTTCCTTTGAGATCTGCCTCTAGACAAAATGGCCAATCGTATCGCTTAAAAAATAAAATAACCTGCCCCACAACATAGAAAATCCGATCATCCATAGAATAGAAACAATTCCCTTTTAAATATCAAAAACAAAATCCAGACTATTATCTAATAACGGTGATCTTTTGTCTACCGAAGATAACAAAAAAGACCTACAGGAAATACTGGGAGAATATGCAGACCCCAGGCCCTCTGCACTGATAGAGTCACTGAGGGCCTTTGGATATGATCTAAAAACATCCATTGCGGATCTGATTGACAACAGCATATCAGCACATGCAAAAAATATCTATGTTGATTTTTATTATAACGGCTTCGATTCATCCGTTACCATCACAGATGACGGCATCGGAATGACGCTTGAAGGTCTTGTCAATGCCATGAGGCCCGGTTCCTTCAGTCCGCTTGAGGTCAGAAAACCTGAAGATCTTGGGAGATTTGGTCTGGGCTTAAAAACGGCCTCATTTTCCCAGTGTCGGCGGACAACAGTTTTTTCAAAAATAGAAGGATCTACTGGCAATGCCAGAACATGGGATCTTGACACGGTAATTGCAGGAAACAAATGGCAACTTATTATACCTAATTCATCTGGTGAGATCAGAGAATTTTCAAGAATCAGAAATTTTAATTCAGGAACTGTGGTATTATGGGAAAAAACAGACCGAATATCGTCCGGAATGGAAACCGAATGCGCAAATGATCTCAACCGTTTCAACGATATGATCGATGAGGTTTCTGAACATCTTTCAATGACATTTCACAGATTCCTGGAGGGACACGGGAAAATAAACATATTCATAAATGGAAATCCAGTAGAGCCCTGGGATCCATTTCTGTCATCACATCCCTCAACCCAGGAAATTACAGATGAACCCATTCCCCTAAGCAAAGAAATTGTTAATATTACGCCTTATGTCCTCCCCCACCATTCAAGAATCACCGATGAAGAGCATGAAAGATCTTCAGGACCTAAAGGATGGAACGATCAGCAGGGATTCTACATATACCGCAACAGAAGGCTTCTCGTATCAGGAAGCTGGCTTAATCTTGGATTTAAAAAGGAAGAACATTACAAACTCGCGAGAATAAAGGTTGACATTCCTAATTCACTTGATAGCCAGTGGCAGATTGATGTAAAAAAGGCAGTTGCCCGTCCCCCCCCACAGATAAGAGATGATCTCAAAAGGCTGGCAAGACTGACCCGTAAAAGGGCATCGGACATATACCGGCACAGAGGAAAAATCATTGCAAGAACACAGTCTGGAAATGATACATTCATGTGGGAAATAATAACGAAAAACAGAAAACCCACATACAAAATCAACAGAAAACATCCGCTTGTCAGTGATCTCCTGAATGACGATTCAGTGAATCACACAAAAATCAGACAGTTATTAAAAGGCATTGAGGAGACCGTTCCTATCAGTGCAATAATACTGAAAAATTCTGAGAATCCAGACAGTATTTCAGCACCTTTTGAGCATTCCAGCGAAGATGAGATTTATGGATACATTGATGTATTCTATTTGGCTTTGAAAAAAAGAGGTTTTACGGATTCGGCTATCCTGGAAAAACTCAGATTTCACGAAGAATTCAGGGATTATCAGGATCTGATTGACATCTACTTTGAAAAGAGGCGTAAAAATGAATGATGTAAAGAGAGGCACAAAACTGGTTCGAGATCTGATCGAGGATAAAATAAAGGAAGGTTTGCTTAAAAGAGAAGATATTGCAGAAGCAATTGAGGACTTAATGCCTGTCCTGAAAAAAATGTTTGACTGGGACGAGGGAAAAATAAGGGATACACTCCAACGTGAAGTAGAAAGCCAGACAAATACCTGGCTTGTGGAAAACGCTGCGGTTCTTGAAAATGATGAAAACCACGCTCCATGGCTTGATGATAAACGTGGTAAACTGAACTGGGAGTTCTGGAACAGTTATATTGAGTACCTTCAGGATAAGGGGTGGAGCGGCACCCTGATAGAAAATCTTGACAATACAACAGATAATATCCTCAGGAGACTTGAAGATCCAGTTCGAGAAGGGAACTGGGATCGCCGTGGAATGGTTGTCGGTGAGATACAATCCGGAAAAACCTCAAATTATATCGGGCTTGCATGTAAGGCATTTGATGCAGAATATAAACTGGTAATAATTCTCGCAGGCATACACAACAGTCTTAGAAGTCAGACACAGATACGTGTCAATGAGGGTATTATAGGGAGCAATACCATTTCAGGGATAGATGATCCTGACTCACAAAAAAGAACAGGAGTTGGACTACTTCCGGGCTATGATTATAAGAAGAGACCCGGAACCCTGACTTCTATCGAAGACAATGGCGATTTTTCAAAAAAGGTCATGAAAAGCGCCGGCATAAAACCTGGCCAGATGCCATTGATTCTGGTTGTCAAAAAAAATGTGACATCACTTAAAAATATAAAAAACTGGGCCCTTTCCGAGGCGCAACGTGTTGAAACAGGGGAAAAAATTCTCCGGGATGTACCTCTTCTTCTGATAGATGATGAGGCTGACAACGCCTCAATAGATACAAATAAGATCCCCGATGCTGAACCAGATGAAGAGTCAGATGAGGAGTATGAACCGACAAGGATAAATGGACTAATAAGAGGAATTCTTCACAGTTTTGAAAAATCTTCATATGTTGGATATACCGCAACACCCTTTGCAAATATATTCATATATCCCGTTAAATACCTCACAAAGTACGGAAGAGATCTGTTCCCGAGGAATTTTATCATCAGTCTTCCCACCCCTTCAAATTATATAGGTCCTGAAAAAGTATTCGGTTTCGATGACGACCCGGAGACCGGCATTGAAGGGCAGGACGGGCTCCCACTTGTAATCCCAGTACATGACAGCGCGGATTACATACCTTCAATTCATAAAAGTGATCATTATATCAGTGAAATTCCTGAATCCCTCAAAAAAGCGGTAAAATATTTTATTCTTTCCTGTACTGCAAGAACAGTCCGTGGACATCCGAATGAACATAATTCCATGCTTGTACATGTTACAAGATATATCAATGTGCAAACACGAATAGGAGTATTGGTGGAATCAGAGCTCAGAGCAGTTCAACAGAAACTAAAATACGGAACCGGCCGGAACTCCGAGAATATTCTTGAAGAATTCCATGAGATATGGGAGACAGATTTTGTCCCGGTTACAAGGACTGTTATAGAAAAAACAGGCGATGCTGCAATCTCCGAAGTGTCCTGGGATGAAATAAAAGAGCATATTGTCCCTGTGGCATTAAAAATACGGATAATCATTGCAAACAGTTCTTCAAAAGACGTTCTTGAGTATAGAAACCATGAGAAAGTCGGGCTATCAGCGATCATAATTGGAGGAGACAGACTATCCCGAGGGCTGACACTTGAAGGTCTTACGATCAGTTACTATCTCCGTTCAACCCATATGTACGATACTCTTATGCAGATGGGAAGGTGGTTTGGTTATCGTCCCGGATATCTTGACCTCTGCCGGATTTTTACAACAAGCGAACTGATAGAATGTTACCGCCATATAGCCCTTGCAGGAAAGGAACTGCGTGAAGAATTTATTCATATGGCAGACACAGGCGCAACCCCTGAGGACTACGGCCTGCGGGTACGAACGCACCCGGGAAATATGATAGTTACAAGCGTTAACAAGATGCGTTACGGTGAAAAGATGAGGCTTTCGTATGCCGGAACAGTCAGCGAAAGTGTGGTGTATTTTAGAGACAGGAATCAAAATGAGAAAAACATAAAATCAACAGGGGATTTCATTACAGAACTTAACAGTGGCAGGGATTTCAGTAATATGAAAAAATATTACCTCTGGAGAAATATTCCCGCTGAAGATGTCATATCATATATGGACTCCATTAAGACACATCCGCATTCATATAAGGCAAATTCGTCCCTGATATCAAAATATATTAAAAAGGCATCGGCAAAGGGTGAACTAACCTCATGGACCATTGTACTGATGAACAGCGGAAACGGGGATAAAATAAAAATCGGGGATTACGAGGTAAAATCAGTAATCCGTTCACGTCTCAACACTGAAGACACATCTTCGGATAAGTATACAATACGCCGTCTGATATCAACCCGTGACGAATGGCTCGATATGGATGAACCAGTCCGGAAAAACATCATGGCCATGACAGTGGAAGCCTGGAAAAATGGGAAAATAAAATCAAAAGAAGCACCAGAGATCCCTTCGGGCAGGATTATTCGCGAAAAAAGGGATAAATCAAGCGGACTGCTTCTCATATATCCTGTTGATCTTCGTGAGGGCAATAAAATACTTGTCCACACTACTGGATTTGCGGTAAGTTTTCCATACAGCAAAACCGCTCCAGACATTGAATACATCGTAAACAAGATCTACTGGGATAATGAGGTTCTTGATGGAGGATATTGATTCAGTCTGGAACATTCTCTGTTCCGATGCAAAATCCGGGCACTTACAGGGAACTGCACGCCGTCTTCTCAACCCCGAAGGATGTTGTCCCGTGTATGCAGGCGTAAGATCTTCTGACCTTTCAAGGATAATTTTTTTTAATGTAGGTAAGGAAAATCTTCCGTCCAGAAATAGATTTTCTCAGACCCGCGCAATGGAGGTATATTCAGGGAAAATCCCCGGGGATAATTCATATGCAGTGTGCCTCATTCTCAGAGATAAGAGTTTTTCGGATCTCTTCTCAGTACTGGCAGTAGATATTGTCAGTGAGATTCAGGATGAACCGGGTGAAAAAGCAGCAGTAAAGAGATTTGTCCGGAGAATTAATACCTGGATATCATTCTTCGAAAAATTCGGCAATTCGGGGCTTACACCTGAAAAGGTAAGGGGCCTTTATGGTGAATTATGGTTCATAAGACAATACCTTCTTTCCAGCAAGGATCGTTATAAAAAAATAAGAGGCTGGACAGGTCCAGATGGTACACCGCATGATTTTCAGTTTGGAAAAACCGCTTTTGAAGTAAAGACAACTGCAACAAAAAAACCGTGGAAAGTCAAAATCTCCAATGAAATACAACTTGATGATTCAGGAATCGAAAATCTCTTTCTCTATCACCTGGCACTGAGAGAGATCGAAGGGGGCGCTCCGACACTTCCAGACCTTGTCGATGAAATACTGGATAATTTAAAATATACTCCTGAGATCCGTGGATATTTATTGGATATGCTGTTAAAAGCAGGTTATATGGAGGCTCAAAAAGATCATTATATCCATAAAGGATTTATAATATATGAAGAAAATTTTTATAGAATCTGTGATGGATTTCCAAGGCTTACAGGCAAGGATCTCCCTGAGGGAACCGGAGATATTAATTATAGTGTCTCTCTGGCATCTGCAGGCAGTTTTATAACCGAAAAAGAAAAGATAGACAATATATTGGGGAAATTAAGTAATGATATTTAATCTGACTCATCTCAACTCATTCTGCAGCGACTTCAGACAGGATGTCATCAGGGGATCTGAAGAGGACGGGAGCACACATGAGGACAAATTCACCGAACTCATAATGGATGCACTCGAAGAGGCAGATGAGACAGAAAATGCCGTGGTCTGTTACCACAAAAAGACCGGAATAAAGGTAAACGGTTATGGAGTAAATGATTCCGGCGACATTCTGGATCTATTTATCTCAGAATATTCCGGCCAGTCGCCACCGGGCAGCATTCCTAAATCCGACATTAGATTGGCATTCAGACGTGTTGAAAAATTCTTTGAAAAATGTCTGGATGGTTACTACAGATCTCTTGAAGAAGCACAGCCGGTCTATGATCTTTCAGACAGAATATACAGATTCAGCAGTGAATTAAGAAAAATAAGATTTTTTCTTCTGACTGATAAAACATCAAGACTTGAAGAGATTAAAGACAAGGAACAGGGAGATTTTGTATATACATACCAGGTGTGGGATATCAACAGGTATCACAAACTTGTTAGTTCAGGAAGAAGCAGGGAATCCATAATAATAAAAATAAAGGAAGATTTTGACAGCTCTCTGCCCTGCCTGGATGAAGGCGGTAAAAATCCAGTTTATACCTCTTATCTTGCAGTAATACCCGGGAAGACACTTGTTAGCCTGTACGATGAATACGGCCCAAGACTGCTTGAAAGGAATGTACGATCATACCTTCAGGTAAGAGGAAAGGTCAATAAAGGCATCCGGAACACTGTTCTAAACGATCCTGAAATGTTTCTTGCATACAACAACGGTCTTTCAACCACTGCCGAAGAGGTAACAACAGAAGTTATCGGAGGCAGGACATACATTACAGAGATTCGCGATTTTCAGATTGTCAACGGTGCACAGACCACCGCAACAATACATGATACATATGTGAAGAACAAAGATAAGGTTGATCTTCAGTATATTAATATTCCCATGAAACTGACAGTTTTGAAAGACAGTTCTCAATTAAATGAGATTGTTCCCAGAATATCACAGTACTCAAATACACAGAATAAAATAGATATGGCGGATTTTTCGTCAAACCATCCGTTCCACATAAAAATGGAGGAACTTTCTGGAAGGATTCGGGCTCCTTCTCGGGAAGGTATCCAGCTTGAATCATACTGGTTCTATGAGAGAGTCAGGGGCCAGTACCTGAATAAAAGAAATAGGGAAGTTACACCTGCAAAAAAGAAACTTTTTGATAAGATCTATCCCAAGAGTCAGAAAATTGAAAAGACAGAACTTCCAGTTTTTGAGCATACCTGGCAGATGCGACCCTATGATGTCAGTCTCGGCAAACAAAAAAATTATAAACTTTTCATGGACGAGATGGCATCCAGAAGTGTCATTGAACCAGATGAAAAATATTTTATCGGCGCCGTTGCAAAGGCAATACTTTACAGGACAACGTATTCAATTGTCCGGAGGGAACTTGAAGGGGGATATAGGCCCAATATTGTAACTTATTCCATTGCTTATCTGAATTATAAAACCGGTAGTAAAATCAATCTCGAAAAAATCTGGAAGGAACAGGATATCTGTCCTGAACTCCGGGATGTCCTCTCCCAACTTGTAAAGGATATACAGCAGTTTATTATAACCGCTCCAGAGGGCAAAAATGTCACTGAATTCTGTAAAAAAAAGGAATGCTGGGATAAACTTTGTCAGGGAAATATTGAGTTAGCTGAAGGGGTCAGGGCGGCGTTTTCAGATGCTGAAAAACCAAATAAATCAGGGATAACAGCAAGTATTCCATTCAGCAGTGTTTCCCCGGAAGAATGGAAAAAAATTGAAGTTTGGGGCCTTCAAACAAGTTATCTTAACTCTAAACAGCGTAATATTGCAAAAAAGATCTTTTCAAATATGAAGGCAGGCAGATACTGTTCTCCTGATCTTATGCTTGAAGCCCTGGCTGTAATTAACATCGCCAAAAATATGGGTTTTAATTTTTCCTCGTACAGTACGTCCAGAAAAGATGAATCTGAAAAATACAATATTTTTAGTGAAGAACCTGCAAAATCAAATTCAGAATCCACCCCGGTATCCCCGGTTGAATCCTCAGGAATTTCCGATAAAATGATAGAAGCGGAGGTAATTCGGGTTCTGAAAAAGCATGGCGGCAAATGTAGAGTATCAGATTTGATCGGAGAACTGGAAAAAACATGGGATAGTCAGTTGACAGAATATGATCGTGAGATCTATGGGTCAGGTTATTCCAGATGGAGAGTCAGGGTTACGGGAATGAAAAATCATCTGATTGAGAATAAAATTCTGAAGAAGCACTCAGAGAATGGAATCTGGGTTCTGAATCCGCGTTATGGCCCTGGAAAGATAACCGGCCCAGAAAAAATAAACGATAAACCAGAGTTGATAAAAGATAAGTATGGAAAAATACTGAACACAGGCATTTCAGATGAAAAGATCGAAGAGGATATTGTCCGTGTTCTTAAAATGCACGGTGGTGCCACACAACTTTCCACTCTTCTTTCTGAACTTGAGGATGTTTGGGGCGGAGTTTTAACCCCGGTGGATCTTGAGAAAAGTAAGACAGGATATGTCAGATGGCGAACAAGGGTTTCCACAAAAAAGAATAACCTGATTAAAAAAGGAATCCTTGATAAAAATCGTCAGTCCGGGATCTGGAAGCTTGATAAGAGGACATATAATGATTCAGTTAAGGTAACTGAGGGATTTTTGTCTGAGGATTCAGTGCATGCTCATGATTAAAGTAAAAGGAAAAGACACTCTTTTAGAAGATATGACAAAAAATACCCGATGTCAGGAAGGGAATAAATTGTACGATTAATCCTCCCTGACCTGCACCCCTTCCAGGTAATACCTGCACATCTCCTTTAACGGACACTCCTGATGAAGAGGAACCTGTGCTCTGCAGATCGCAGCGGTAAAATCCAGGATTGCAAAGAGAAGTCGTCCCGGATCTTCCACAGAAAAAAGATCTTCTGCGATGGTTCTGACATCCCTCTTTCTTCTGATCTCACCGGTGAGATGTAATCCATAGAATCTGTTGATAAACCTCGCAATGTTTGAATCAATAACCGGATGCGACTTTCCATAACATATGGTGAGGATTGCTCCAGCCACATACTCTCCGACTCCCGGAATTTCTCTCAATCCATTCTCTGTTTCAGGGAACTTTCCTCCAGATTCCCTGACGATGTATCGGGCTGCCTCGATGAAGTGTGCTGAACGCCAGTGAAGCCCGAGGTGTTCCGTCACCAGCCGGACATCAGAAATATTCGCCTGTGCAAGGCTGAAAACATCCGGATAATGAAGGATAAACTCAGTATATACTGGAACAACCTGATCTGCCCGCGTTCTATGCAGCATGAATTCAGCAATCATGACCCTGTAA contains:
- a CDS encoding AIPR family protein, producing the protein MIFNLTHLNSFCSDFRQDVIRGSEEDGSTHEDKFTELIMDALEEADETENAVVCYHKKTGIKVNGYGVNDSGDILDLFISEYSGQSPPGSIPKSDIRLAFRRVEKFFEKCLDGYYRSLEEAQPVYDLSDRIYRFSSELRKIRFFLLTDKTSRLEEIKDKEQGDFVYTYQVWDINRYHKLVSSGRSRESIIIKIKEDFDSSLPCLDEGGKNPVYTSYLAVIPGKTLVSLYDEYGPRLLERNVRSYLQVRGKVNKGIRNTVLNDPEMFLAYNNGLSTTAEEVTTEVIGGRTYITEIRDFQIVNGAQTTATIHDTYVKNKDKVDLQYINIPMKLTVLKDSSQLNEIVPRISQYSNTQNKIDMADFSSNHPFHIKMEELSGRIRAPSREGIQLESYWFYERVRGQYLNKRNREVTPAKKKLFDKIYPKSQKIEKTELPVFEHTWQMRPYDVSLGKQKNYKLFMDEMASRSVIEPDEKYFIGAVAKAILYRTTYSIVRRELEGGYRPNIVTYSIAYLNYKTGSKINLEKIWKEQDICPELRDVLSQLVKDIQQFIITAPEGKNVTEFCKKKECWDKLCQGNIELAEGVRAAFSDAEKPNKSGITASIPFSSVSPEEWKKIEVWGLQTSYLNSKQRNIAKKIFSNMKAGRYCSPDLMLEALAVINIAKNMGFNFSSYSTSRKDESEKYNIFSEEPAKSNSESTPVSPVESSGISDKMIEAEVIRVLKKHGGKCRVSDLIGELEKTWDSQLTEYDREIYGSGYSRWRVRVTGMKNHLIENKILKKHSENGIWVLNPRYGPGKITGPEKINDKPELIKDKYGKILNTGISDEKIEEDIVRVLKMHGGATQLSTLLSELEDVWGGVLTPVDLEKSKTGYVRWRTRVSTKKNNLIKKGILDKNRQSGIWKLDKRTYNDSVKVTEGFLSEDSVHAHD
- a CDS encoding HhH-GPD family protein, producing the protein MMKSVDAGEIQRQLQEWGAEHFRDYLWRHTRDPYRVMIAEFMLHRTRADQVVPVYTEFILHYPDVFSLAQANISDVRLVTEHLGLHWRSAHFIEAARYIVRESGGKFPETENGLREIPGVGEYVAGAILTICYGKSHPVIDSNIARFINRFYGLHLTGEIRRKRDVRTIAEDLFSVEDPGRLLFAILDFTAAICRAQVPLHQECPLKEMCRYYLEGVQVRED